TCCTTACCAGCGGGGCGTCCGTTCGGTCGGAGACATGTGTGGGGTCCGAGTGCGCGACGGCGCGTCGAGCGGTGAGCGAACGGCGACGCGAGGGGTGCGATGACCCGCGAGTCGCCCGACCGGACCGGCGCGGAGCGGGCGACCGACGGGTCGCCGGGGCTCACCCGCAGGGCGGCCCTGGCGGCGGTCGGCGCCGGGGCGGCGACGGGACTCGCGGGCTGTCTCGGCGGCGGCCGCGAAGAGATCGTCCTCACCGGGATGGAGCTGTACAACTGGACCGGCGCCTCGATCACGGTCGAGGTCACCCTCTCGGCGGGCGGGTCGGAGCTGCTGGCGACGACCGAGACCGTCGCGAACGACTCGAGTACGCGGGTCACCCGCGACTGGTCGGGCGAGCCCGCCGCCTACCGCCTGCAGGTCGACGCCGTGGACGCCGACCTCGCCGTGGACGCGGACCTGCCGGACGGCACCTGGCCCCGCGGGCGGTGCGCCTGGGCGGAGGTCGACTTCGGCAGCCCCAACCGCGAGCGCGAGCCCGGTGGCGCGACGGTAGCGTACTCGGCCAGTGCTCGCCTCCGCGAGAACGACGAGGGCCCCTTCGGCGAGCAGTGCCCCTCGGAGTGACCGTCCCCTTCTCCCGGAGTCGGCCCTCAGTCGGCCGGGGGCGTGGGGTGTTTCAAGTGCGTCGACCGCCTACTCCCGACGATGGCCGAGGACATTCCGCGCGAGAAGCCGATCCTGCTGTTCGACGGCGTCTGCAACCTCTGTAACGGGTCGATCCAGTTCGTCATCGACCACGACCCCGAGGGCGTCTTCCGGTTCGCGCCGCTGCAATCGGACGCCGGCGAGCGGTTGCTGGACGACGTGGGCTTCGAGGACTACGACTTCGACACGTTCGTCCTCGTCGACGGCGACGACTACTACACGAAATCCGAGGCCGCGCTGCGGGTCGCGCGTGAGCTGGAGTTCCCCTGGTCGCTCGCGGGCGCGTTGCGCATCGTGCCGCGGCCGCTCCGGGACGTCGTCTACGATACGGTTGCGAGTCACCGTTACGCCGTGTTCGGCAAGAAGGCCCAGTGCATGATCCCCTCGCCGGAGATCCGCGAGCGGTTCGTCGAGATGAGCGCCGAGCGCGCCGAAGCCGACGACTGACGACCGAGCGCGGCGGCCCCAGTCGCCTTCGGGGCCGACCATCAGCACTCCCCGCAGTTCGCACTGCGAGGCGCCGTTTTCGACGCCCGCGAGCGCCGATCCGCTCTTCGTCCGCGCCGGAACCGACCGTCGCGTCGTCGCGGCTCTACCCCGCGCCCATCGGTCGGTCCGGCGCGGTGAGGGACGGTCTCCGCCCGCGTCACAGTTATGCCCGTGTATCCCCAAACGCGGGTACCATCTCGACGGGTACGCGGGACGGGCGATCGAACATGTACGGGCACTATCCGCGGCGTGCGGACGGGCGGCGGCGACCGACCGACGGCGGCGGTCGCGAGTCGACGCGGCAGTGGGTGGTCGCGTGAGTTCCGCGATCCACCGCTCGGAGCGCTCGCTCGGGCGCGCCGCGCGCAGGGCCTTGGCGGTGATCGCGACGCTGGCGGCCGTCGCCGGAGCGGTCGCGGTCGTCGGTCCCGGGGCGATACGGGCGGCGCTGGCCGGCGCGGACGCCGGGACGGTCGCGCTGGTCGCCGGCGTCGCGGTCGCGGTGCTACTCGCGCGCGGGCTCGCGCTCCGCGTCCTACTGGGTATTCTCGGCCACGACGCCCCGCTGACTCGCGTCCTCGGCGCGTACGTCGCGACGACGGTCGTCAGCACGGTCGTCCCCGGCGGGCAGGCGGGCGGTGCGCCGGTCAACGGCCTGCTCGTCGCGCGCTCCTCGGCGGCCGACTACGAGGACGGCGTCGCCGCGGTCGTCGCCGTCAGCGCCCTCACCAACGTCCTCGTCGGGGCGTTCGGCGTCGTCGGCGTCGTCGCGCTGCTCGCGACCGCGGACGCCGGTCACGTGGCCGGGCTCGCGTCCGCCGGCGTCGCCCTCGTGGCCCTGGCCGCGGCGGGCGCGGTCGGCCTCTGGCGGGTCCGCGACCGCGCGACCGAGCGGGGCGTCTCGCTGGCCGCCCGGCTCGCCGCCGCGCTCCGGATCGTCCCCCGCTTCACCCCGCCGGACCGGGCGGCCATCGCCGAACGGGTCGGCCGGTTTCGGACCGCACTGGCGCGCCTGCGCGGCGGGTCGCCCCGGCAACTCGCGACGCTCGTCGGCCTGCTCGCCGTCGCCCACGCGCTGACGATCGCCGCGCTGTGGCTCTCCTTCCGAGCGGTCGGCGAATCGGTCTCGGTCGGCGTCCTGCTGGCCGTGATCCCGGCGGCCGTCGCGGCGGCGGTCGTCCCCGCGCCGGGCGCCAGCGGCGTCGACGCGGCGCTCGTCGGTCTGCTCGCCGCCGGCACGACCGCCGTCGCTCCGGTCGCCGGCGCCGCCGTCCTCGTCTACCGCGTCGCCACGTCCGGTCCGACCCTGGTCGCCGGAACGAGCGCGGTCGCGGTGATGGCGTCGCTCGGCTGGTTCCGAGACGCCGACTGACGCCACCGACGCCGACTGACGCCACCGACGCCGACTGACGCCACCGACGCCGACTGACGAGCCGCGCTCGCCGAAGACGAGGTGGGCGTCGCCGACGCCGACGCGGGCGTACTGCTTGACCATCGGGTAGATGGGGGTGATCCCGGTCCCGGTGGCGACGAAGACGGCGTCGCGGGCGAAGCTGCGGACGGAGAGGGTGCCGTCGACGGGTTCGACCTCGATCTCGTCGCCCGGCCGTCGCTCGTGCATGAACACGGAGCCGTTGCCGTCGTCGTAGCGCTTGATCGCGAGGACGAGCTCGTTCGTCCCGGGGAGGTTCGCGGCGGTGTACGGACGGGTCTCCTCGTCGCCGTCGAGTTCGAAGTGGACGGCGGTGTGTTGCCCGGGCTCGTAGCGAAAGCGGTGGTCCTCGGCGACCAGCCGGAACTGCTTCACGTCCGGTGTCATCCGATGCACGTCGGCGACGGTGACGGTGATAGACATGGGGAACCGCGCTATAGTAGAATTTGAAAGCGTTTGCTCGTCGACCGCGCGACTGCGTGCGGTCATCCGAGCGATGTCTTTCAAATTCTACTACAGGAGTCGCCGACGGAACGACGTGCTGGCGACCCGACACCTGACGGTTCCTCTGGCCCGCACTTTTGTACGTCGCGGTCTGACGGCTCACCATGGCACCCGTTCGCCGACTCGTCGTCGACGTGTTGAAACCGCACGACCCGCCGCTGCTCGCCTTTACCGAGCACCTGAGCGAGCTCGACTCCGTCGAGGGCGCGAGCACGTCGCTGGTCGAACTCGACCAGGAGGTCCAGAACGTGAAGATCACGCTCGAGGGCGAGGACCTGGACTTCGATGCCGTCGAGGCGGCCGTCGAGGACCTCAGCGGGACGGTCCACTCCGTCGACGAGGTGGCCTGTGGCGACTACGTCGTCGAGCACCGGCTCACGCCCCAGGACGGCTGACCGTGTCCGTCCTCGACCGCGCCCGCCGCCTGCTCGGCAAGGAAGACGTCCTCTCGATCGCCCGGCGGTACTTCGTCTCGAACGGCTTCGACGGGACGCTCACGGCGATCGGCGTCGTCGTCGGTGCGGTCCTCTCGGGCGTCCCCGACGGCGCGACGGTGATCAAGATCGGCGCCGGCGCGGCCGTCGGGCTGGGTACCTCGGCGGTCTGGAGCGTCTGGGAGATCGAGCGCGCCGAGACCCGCGCGGAGATCCGCCGCGTCGAGCGGGCGATGCTCACCGACCTCGACGACACGCGCATCCAGCGCGAGCAGAGCGGCGCCCGCGTCGTCCACGCGGCCGCCAGCGGCCTCGGCCCGCTCATCGGGATCGTCGTCCCCCTGATCCCCTTCTTCTTCGAGGGGACCGTCTTCTCGATGGTCGAGGCCGCGCTGGCTTCGGTCGCGCTGGGCGTCGGCGTCCTCGGCGCCTTCGGCGCGTACATGGGGTCGATCTCCGGCCAGCGCTGGTACGTCGCCGCCGCCCGGATGGGGCTGGCGGGCCTGGTCGTCGCCGTCATCAACGTCTTCCTGCCGGGGTGACCGACGGCGCGAGCGAGGCGGTCACGCCGGCCGCGCGGCCCCGACTCAATCGTTGACTGGCGACTCCCGGCGGCCGGTGAACTCGTCGGGGTCGAGCCGGAAGAAGTCGAACGACACCATCCGCAGCGGCTCCTCGAACACGTCGACCAGCGGGATGTCGACCCGCTCCATCTCGGCGAGCGTCTCCGTCGCGATCCCCTCTTCGTCGACGTTCTGGAGCCGCCCGCGGGCGACCACGCTCCGCCAGCGCCCGTCCCCGTCGCCGTACGCGACGAACGTCACCGCTCTGCCCGACAGGTCCCCGGGGTCGTCCTCGTGACCGAGCGAAACCCGGAAGTGAAACACGCGACGTTCCGCGTCGTAGCCGTACGACACCGGGACGGCGTCCGGCGGTTCGTCCCCCTCCGTCGACAGCGAGAGCACTCCCGTCCCCCCGCTCCCCAGGAACTGGTCGACCGCCGCCGCATCCATCTCGACCTCCTCTGCGTCGGTCATACAGACAGGTACGCACGTCGCGTTGTTAAGCCCGCCGCCGGCACCGTCGTCTCCGGCTGCTCTCCCACTGTCTCGTCGCTTCGCCCCCCTCGTTACGCGCCGCCCGGCCCCGTCTCCGGGGCCGCGTCCGCCGTCCCGTTCGGGTCGCGCAGGCGCCGGACGCCCACGGCCACGAGCAGGTACGCCGGGAGCGTGACCGCGAAGACGCCGGCGATGGTCCCCCAGTCGCCGACACCGAGCGCGACCGTGTCGAAGTACGCGGCCAGCGGGCTGTACAGGACGGCCAGCTGCAGGGCCAGCGAGCCCGCGACGGCGGCGAACAGCCAGCGGTTCGACAGCGTCGGCGTCTCCCGCAGCCAGCGGACGACGAACAGCTTCCCGAACTCCAGAACGACGAACGCGGTGAAGATCATCGTCCGGACGTAGGCGTCCACCTCGCCGGCGCCGTCGAGCAGGAGGGCCAGCAGCCCGAGCATGACGGCGGTCGTCACCGCTCCCGTGCCGCCGACGAGCCCGAGCATCGGCCGGTCGACGATGCCCCTGTCGGGTTCGCGCGGCGGCCGCTCCATCACGTCGCCGCTCTCGGGGTCGGCCCCCAGCGCCAGCGCGGGCAGCCCGTCGGTCAGCAGGTTGATCCACAGCAGTTGAACCGCCGGGAGGACGAGATACCCGCCGAGCGACGCGAGGAAGACGATCGCGACCTCGGCGACGTTGGCGCTCAGCAGGTAGGCGACGAACTTCCAGATGTTGTCGAAGATGGCTCGACCGCGCTGGACCGCCCGCGCGATGGTCGCGTAGTTGTCGTCGAGCAGGACCACGTCGCTGGCCTGTTTGGCCACGTCCGTCCCGCGGACGCCCATCGCGACGCCAACGTCGGCGTTTTTCAGCGCCGGCGCGTCGTTGACGCCGTCGCCGGTCATCGCCACGGTGCGGCCGTTCGCCTGCAACGCGCGCAACACACGGACCTTGTGCTCCGGGGAGGCACGCGCGAACACGTCGACCTCGCCGACCCGTTCGCGGAGTTCGTCGTCGCTCAGCCCCTCGATCTCCCGACCGTCGACCACGTCGCCGCCCAGCCCGAGTTCCGCGCCGATGGCCGCCGCGGTCCGGACGTTGTCGCCGGTGATCATCTTCACGTCGATGCCCGCCCGCCGGGTCCGCGCGACGGCGTCGGCCACTTCCTCGCGGGGCGGGTCGAGCATCCCGATCAGGCCGACGAACACCAGGTCGTCCAGGTCGTCGGCGCCGTCGAGTCCCCCCTCGCCATCGGCGTCGAACCCCCGACCGTCCTCGGTGTAGGCGACCGCGAGCACGCGCAGCGCGTCGTCGGCGAACGCGCGGGTCCGCTCGCGGACTCGCTCGGCGCCCGCCTCGTCCAGCTCGTCCGGACCGTCGTCGGTCAGCACGCGCGAGCACTTCTCGACGACCACCTCCGGCGCCCCCTTGACGTAGGCGCGGTCGCCGTGGACCGTCCCCATCCACTTGCGTTCGGAGGAGAAGGGGATCTCGTCGGTCCTGGGGTGCCCCTCGCGGAGCGCGGCCACGTCGAAGCCACGGTCCTCGGCGGCCGCGACGAGCGCCCGCTCGGTCGGGTCGCCCTCCTCAGCGGTCGCGTCGTTGCAGAGTGCGCCCGCACGCAAGAGCAGGTCGACGCGGTCGCGTTCCGTCGCCGCCCCGCTCTCGACGGGGTCGGTCGCCGCCGTCGCGCCGCCGTTCGCGGCGGCCGTCCCCTCGCCCTCCGCGGCGGCCACCGCGTCGAAGTCGACGACGCCGTCGTCGACCCACAGCCGGCTGACCGCCATCCGCCCTTCGGTGAGCGTACCCGTCTTGTCGGTACAGACCACGTCGACGGCGCCCAGGGCTTCGACCGCGGGCAACCGACGCACGAGGGCGTTCTCGTCGGCCATCCGCCGGACGCCCAGCGCGAGCGTCAGCGTCACGACGGCCGGGAGTCCCTCCGGGACGGCCGCGACGGCCAGCGATATCGCCGTCAGCGCCGTCTGTAGCGGCTCGACGCCGCGGAGCCAGAGCAGGGGAACGACCAGCGCCGCCAGCCCGACGACGCCCAGCCCCAGCGTCCGTCCGAGGTCGTCGAGCTCGGCCTGCAGCGGCGTCTCGGTCTCCTCCGTGTCGGCCAGCTGGCGCGCGATGGCGCCCACCTCGGTGTCCTCGCCGGTCGCGGTCACGACGAACGCCCCCCGGCCGCGGGTGACCGCCGTGGACTTGTAGCCCATCGACGACCGCTCGGCCAGCGGCGCGTCGGCGGCGACCGGCTCGACCGACTTCGAGACCGGGAGGCTCTCGCCGGTCAGCGCCGCCTCGTCGACCTCCAGCCCCGTCGCCTCGACCAGCCGGCCGTCCGCCGGTACCACGTCGCCGCCCGACAGTTCGACCACGTCGCCCGGGACCAGCTCGGTCGCCTCGACCTCGTCGGTCTCGCCGTCGCGGCGGACGACGGCGCTGGGCGCGGTGAGTTCCCGCAGCGATTCGAGGCTCTGCTCGGCGCGGTAGTCCTGGACGAACCCGAAGACGCCGTTGGCGACGACGATGACCGCGATGAGGACGGCGTCGACGGCGTGGCCGGCCCACACCGACAGCGCCGCGGCGGCGAGCAACACCCAGATGAGCCAGCTGTCGAACTGCGCGAGGAAGATGTCGACCGGCGAGCGGGCCGCACCGCGGGCGATCTCGTTCGGGCCGTGTTCGTCGCGCCGTTCGGCCGCTTCGGCCGCCGAGAGCCCCGACTCGTCGACCTCCGCGTCGGCGAGCGCCTCGTCGATCGACCGGCTGTGCTGGGGCTCTGTCACTGCCAGCGCCTTCTCGTTCCGGTCCTATCGGTGTTTGGTCGAGTCGGCGTTCGCGCGACCGCCCGAATCGCGGTCCCGAAACAGCACGGCGATGCGACTCCGTATTCAGCGGGCGTTACTCGCGCTCTCCGCAAACTTAACTGTGGGCGGGATCTGTCCCTGAACAATGGCGATCACCACCGAATTCATTCTCAGCTCGCCCGTACTCCCACTCGTCAGTATCACTGAGCGACTCCCACCGAACGAGATTGAATGCACCCACGCACTCTGTCTCCAGTCAGACGTTCGGATGTTCATCGTTCAGATCGACCCCGACGACGATGTTGCCGAAGCGGAACTCGTCGCGCTTGACGAGATCGAGGAGACGACCGTGCTCGGAGAGACGAGCGAAAAAGTCGTCTACAAACTCACTGTCGACATCGACGAGTCGGTCTCTGCGGCGTTCGATCCGGAACGCATCGACGGGGCGCCCGTCGAACCGACGACCATCACGCCGGAGGGGTGGCACGAACGAAAGGTGTTCACGGACTTCGAGGCGTTTACCGAGTTCCGCGAGAGCTGTGAGGACAACGGGATCTCTTTCGACCTGCTCTCGATGACCCCCGATCCATCGCAGGCCGATGAAGTGTCACAGGACGGGCTGACGGACCGACAGCGAGAGGCGCTCACACTCGCAATCTCTCGTGGGTACTACGAGAGTCCCCGTCAGGTCACGACGGAAGCTCTCGCCGAGGAGATGGGTATCTCCCAGCCCTCTCTGTCCGGCCTCCTCCGCAGAGCAGAGCGCCGAGTGCTCACCGCCTCGCTCGATACTCGGGTTACCTTAAACACCCTCTCCTGATAGGATCGGTTCTATTCAGTACAGTGGCCTCGATTCGAGTGATGCCATCAACGGCTGAGTCCGGGTGTGACGGACAGGTCTGGTTCATTACGGGTGCGAGCCGCGGTATGGGTCGTGAATTCGCCACAGCCGCTTTGGAAGCAGGACACGCTGTCGTGGCCACCGGCCGGGAGATCGACGCCGTGGCCGAGGCCGTCGGCGAGTCCGAGGATCTTCTGGTCGCGGAGTTGGACGTTACCGAGCCCGAAGACGCCGAGTCGGCAGCGCAGGCGGCCCTGGATCGGTTCGGCCGGATCGACGTGCTGGTCAACAACGCCGGCGTCTCGTACAAGGGCTTTTTCGAAGAGATGGAGATAGCGGAGATCAGACACCAACTGGAAGTGAATCTCTTCGGAGCGATGCGTGTCACCCGCGCTGTCCTCCCGGTCATGCGCGACCAGCGGTCTGGGCACGTCGTCTCCATTTCCTCGGGCGCGGGGCTACGGGGGTTCGGGTTCAGTTCGGCCTACGCCGCCTCGAAGCACGGGCTCGAGGGGTGGATGGACGCACTCCACGACGAGATCGAACCCTTCGGCATCGATACGACCGTTGTCAACCCGGGGTGGTTCCGAACGACCCTCCATTCTGACCGATCGATGCCGTTCACTGACCCCGCGATCGACGACTACGACGAGCGACGCGCGGAGCAGATCGAATGGTGGGGGAAACAGGGTGGCCAACAGCCCAACGACCCGGCCGAACTCGCCGACGCGCTGGTCGAGATCGCTGCCGAGGACGACCCGCCGCGCCGGTTCGTCGCCGGTGAAGACGCGGTCGAACTCGCCGAGGGGAAAGCCGCCGGACTTCGCGAGCAGGTCGACGCGTATCGCGACCGTTCGACGTCGATGAGGTACGACACGTGAGCGACTCGGAGATAGGGACCGCGACTGCAACCGAGCCGTCAACCGCACGCCAACAGGCCATCGACTCCGCGCGGAGCTGGCTGCTCGTCGCGCTGGGCGTCTGCATGCTCACCACCATCTGGGGCGTCATATTCACGTTCACCGTCTACGCGGGTCGGCTCTCGACCGCGTTCGACCTCACTGGGCTACAGGCCTCGTCGGTCTTCTCGATCACGACGGCGGTGTTTCTGGTCTCGGGCGGCGTCTTCGGCGTAGTCGCCGCGCGATTCCCGCTGCGGCCGGTCGTCGCGGCCGCCGGTGTCGGTCTGGCGGTCGCCGCCGCCGGACTCGGGGCCGTCGACTCGTACGTCGGCGTCATCGCCGCGTTCGCGCTGCTCGGGACGGCCGGCGGCACGGCGTTCATCGTCGTCGTCTCGCTGGTCCCCCAGTGGTTCGACGCCCACGAGGGTACCGCGATGGGCATCACGATGGCCGGCAACGGGCTCGGCGTACTCATCGTCCCGTTCGCGTGGCTCTGGCTGTTCGACCGCGTGGACTTTCCCACCGCCTTCGCCGCCGTCGCCGGCGCGGCCGCGGTGGTCGTCATCCTGTCGAGTCTCGTCTTCCGGCGACCGCCCGGCCACTCCGAGACGACGAGCACTGTCGGCGTCGACTGGCTGCGCCGGCGGCTCGCCGACAGATCCTTCGTCGGCGCGGCGCTCGGCTACGGCTTGCTGTGGGGCTGGTACTACGTCCTCTCCTCACAACTGGTCGACATCCTCACGGGGAACGGCGTCGACGCCGCCGTCGCGGCGGGCGCGTTCGGGATCGTCGGTGGTGTCAGCATCGTCGCCCGCGTCGGCGGTGGCTTCGTCGGCGACCGCCTCGGGGCGCGCAACGTGTTCGCGGCCTGTGTCGCGCTCACCGCCGCGTGCGTCCTCGTGCTCCCGGCAGTCGGGTCGCGACCGGCGCTGTACGCCGTGCTGGTCGGCTTCGGTATCGGCAACGGGACCCTCGCCGCGCTCTGGTCACCGATCGTCCTCACGCGATTCGGTTCCGAGAACGCAACGGCGACCGTCGGCCTCCTCAACACCTCGACCGCCGGTGCGGCCTTCCTCTCGCCGCTCGCGATCAGCGCGCTTCGCGGCGTCACGGGCGGCTACACCGTCCCGCTCGTCGCCCTGGCGCTCGTCACCGCGGTCGGCGTCGCGCTCTTCCATTGGGGGACCGCCCCGGCGAGCGAACGGGGGGTACTTGAACGGGCTTTCAGGATAGCATCGGACTGAAGGACGGACCCGCCCACGGTCTAGCCGAGCCATGGACGTTACCAGCTTGCAGTCCGCCGACACCGAGGAGACGGACCATCCGGTACAGGTCGGGACGCCGCTCCTCTCGGAGGGAGTCGAGAGCGCCTTCGACGGAGTCTCGGTCGACGCCGCCGAAGTGACCTTCCGCCCGGGCGAGCGCACCAAGTTCCACGCCCACGCCGGGGTGCAGATCCTCTACGTCACCGAGGGCACGGGGACGATCGGCAACCGCGAGGAGGAACGCGAGGTTTCGGAAGGCGACCTGGTCGTCTTCGAGCCCGGCGAGGAGCACTGGCACGGGGCGA
The window above is part of the Halosimplex rubrum genome. Proteins encoded here:
- a CDS encoding thiol-disulfide oxidoreductase DCC family protein; protein product: MAEDIPREKPILLFDGVCNLCNGSIQFVIDHDPEGVFRFAPLQSDAGERLLDDVGFEDYDFDTFVLVDGDDYYTKSEAALRVARELEFPWSLAGALRIVPRPLRDVVYDTVASHRYAVFGKKAQCMIPSPEIRERFVEMSAERAEADD
- a CDS encoding lysylphosphatidylglycerol synthase domain-containing protein codes for the protein MSSAIHRSERSLGRAARRALAVIATLAAVAGAVAVVGPGAIRAALAGADAGTVALVAGVAVAVLLARGLALRVLLGILGHDAPLTRVLGAYVATTVVSTVVPGGQAGGAPVNGLLVARSSAADYEDGVAAVVAVSALTNVLVGAFGVVGVVALLATADAGHVAGLASAGVALVALAAAGAVGLWRVRDRATERGVSLAARLAAALRIVPRFTPPDRAAIAERVGRFRTALARLRGGSPRQLATLVGLLAVAHALTIAALWLSFRAVGESVSVGVLLAVIPAAVAAAVVPAPGASGVDAALVGLLAAGTTAVAPVAGAAVLVYRVATSGPTLVAGTSAVAVMASLGWFRDAD
- a CDS encoding DUF211 domain-containing protein: MAPVRRLVVDVLKPHDPPLLAFTEHLSELDSVEGASTSLVELDQEVQNVKITLEGEDLDFDAVEAAVEDLSGTVHSVDEVACGDYVVEHRLTPQDG
- a CDS encoding VIT1/CCC1 transporter family protein, producing MSVLDRARRLLGKEDVLSIARRYFVSNGFDGTLTAIGVVVGAVLSGVPDGATVIKIGAGAAVGLGTSAVWSVWEIERAETRAEIRRVERAMLTDLDDTRIQREQSGARVVHAAASGLGPLIGIVVPLIPFFFEGTVFSMVEAALASVALGVGVLGAFGAYMGSISGQRWYVAAARMGLAGLVVAVINVFLPG
- a CDS encoding pyridoxamine 5'-phosphate oxidase family protein, with amino-acid sequence MTDAEEVEMDAAAVDQFLGSGGTGVLSLSTEGDEPPDAVPVSYGYDAERRVFHFRVSLGHEDDPGDLSGRAVTFVAYGDGDGRWRSVVARGRLQNVDEEGIATETLAEMERVDIPLVDVFEEPLRMVSFDFFRLDPDEFTGRRESPVND
- a CDS encoding cation-translocating P-type ATPase — translated: MTEPQHSRSIDEALADAEVDESGLSAAEAAERRDEHGPNEIARGAARSPVDIFLAQFDSWLIWVLLAAAALSVWAGHAVDAVLIAVIVVANGVFGFVQDYRAEQSLESLRELTAPSAVVRRDGETDEVEATELVPGDVVELSGGDVVPADGRLVEATGLEVDEAALTGESLPVSKSVEPVAADAPLAERSSMGYKSTAVTRGRGAFVVTATGEDTEVGAIARQLADTEETETPLQAELDDLGRTLGLGVVGLAALVVPLLWLRGVEPLQTALTAISLAVAAVPEGLPAVVTLTLALGVRRMADENALVRRLPAVEALGAVDVVCTDKTGTLTEGRMAVSRLWVDDGVVDFDAVAAAEGEGTAAANGGATAATDPVESGAATERDRVDLLLRAGALCNDATAEEGDPTERALVAAAEDRGFDVAALREGHPRTDEIPFSSERKWMGTVHGDRAYVKGAPEVVVEKCSRVLTDDGPDELDEAGAERVRERTRAFADDALRVLAVAYTEDGRGFDADGEGGLDGADDLDDLVFVGLIGMLDPPREEVADAVARTRRAGIDVKMITGDNVRTAAAIGAELGLGGDVVDGREIEGLSDDELRERVGEVDVFARASPEHKVRVLRALQANGRTVAMTGDGVNDAPALKNADVGVAMGVRGTDVAKQASDVVLLDDNYATIARAVQRGRAIFDNIWKFVAYLLSANVAEVAIVFLASLGGYLVLPAVQLLWINLLTDGLPALALGADPESGDVMERPPREPDRGIVDRPMLGLVGGTGAVTTAVMLGLLALLLDGAGEVDAYVRTMIFTAFVVLEFGKLFVVRWLRETPTLSNRWLFAAVAGSLALQLAVLYSPLAAYFDTVALGVGDWGTIAGVFAVTLPAYLLVAVGVRRLRDPNGTADAAPETGPGGA
- a CDS encoding helix-turn-helix domain-containing protein, which produces MAITTEFILSSPVLPLVSITERLPPNEIECTHALCLQSDVRMFIVQIDPDDDVAEAELVALDEIEETTVLGETSEKVVYKLTVDIDESVSAAFDPERIDGAPVEPTTITPEGWHERKVFTDFEAFTEFRESCEDNGISFDLLSMTPDPSQADEVSQDGLTDRQREALTLAISRGYYESPRQVTTEALAEEMGISQPSLSGLLRRAERRVLTASLDTRVTLNTLS
- a CDS encoding SDR family NAD(P)-dependent oxidoreductase → MPSTAESGCDGQVWFITGASRGMGREFATAALEAGHAVVATGREIDAVAEAVGESEDLLVAELDVTEPEDAESAAQAALDRFGRIDVLVNNAGVSYKGFFEEMEIAEIRHQLEVNLFGAMRVTRAVLPVMRDQRSGHVVSISSGAGLRGFGFSSAYAASKHGLEGWMDALHDEIEPFGIDTTVVNPGWFRTTLHSDRSMPFTDPAIDDYDERRAEQIEWWGKQGGQQPNDPAELADALVEIAAEDDPPRRFVAGEDAVELAEGKAAGLREQVDAYRDRSTSMRYDT
- a CDS encoding MFS transporter; this encodes MSDSEIGTATATEPSTARQQAIDSARSWLLVALGVCMLTTIWGVIFTFTVYAGRLSTAFDLTGLQASSVFSITTAVFLVSGGVFGVVAARFPLRPVVAAAGVGLAVAAAGLGAVDSYVGVIAAFALLGTAGGTAFIVVVSLVPQWFDAHEGTAMGITMAGNGLGVLIVPFAWLWLFDRVDFPTAFAAVAGAAAVVVILSSLVFRRPPGHSETTSTVGVDWLRRRLADRSFVGAALGYGLLWGWYYVLSSQLVDILTGNGVDAAVAAGAFGIVGGVSIVARVGGGFVGDRLGARNVFAACVALTAACVLVLPAVGSRPALYAVLVGFGIGNGTLAALWSPIVLTRFGSENATATVGLLNTSTAGAAFLSPLAISALRGVTGGYTVPLVALALVTAVGVALFHWGTAPASERGVLERAFRIASD
- a CDS encoding cupin domain-containing protein, encoding MDVTSLQSADTEETDHPVQVGTPLLSEGVESAFDGVSVDAAEVTFRPGERTKFHAHAGVQILYVTEGTGTIGNREEEREVSEGDLVVFEPGEEHWHGASEDADSAFSHVYFLAEPEDGELAIQEAP